A region from the Onychomys torridus chromosome 22, mOncTor1.1, whole genome shotgun sequence genome encodes:
- the LOC118572602 gene encoding LOW QUALITY PROTEIN: speedy protein E4A-like (The sequence of the model RefSeq protein was modified relative to this genomic sequence to represent the inferred CDS: inserted 1 base in 1 codon), with translation MTRWTREGTSCVESARVREEGGXDQSLGFVDRRKQVRRIVTTGQLSLCSEEQSPGITRSSTGVMVDGEISGLWFLHLETRVEASPQPPSASPKKKRDLSSDSEDDLAELWDPEPEPVWSVETLCGLRMKLKRQRVSTVRPEHHKVFARLLEDPVVRKFLAWDKMLRVSDKYLLSMVIAYFSRAGLFSWQFRPIHFFLALYLANDMEEDNQAPKQDIFYFLYGKSYAQRPMFHKLRFQLIRSMGWRIWVSREECEEIQAYNSELWVWAQDRTNLTWNPRAMEA, from the exons ACTAGGGAAGGGACATCATGTGTGGAGTCAGCGAGAGTCAGGGAGGAGGGCG AGGATCAGAGTCTGGGATTTGTGGACAGGAGGAAACAGGTTAGGAGAATCGTGACCACTGGCCAACTGTCATTGTGTTCTGAGGAACAGAGTCCTGGCATCACCAGGTCCTCAACTGGGGTGATGGTGGATGGGGAGATCTCGG GGCTGTGGTTTCTTCACTTAGAAACAAGGGTGGAGGCCAGCCCCCAGCCTCCATCTGCCAGCCCAAAGAAGAAGAGGGACTTGTCATCAGATTCTGAGGATGACCTGGCAGAGCTTTGGGACCCTGAACCTGAGCCTGTGTGGTCAGTGGAGACACTGTGTGGGCTCAGGATGAAGCTAAAAAGGCAGCGTGTGTCTACAGTGAGGCCTGAACACCACAAAGTCTTCGCCAGGCTGCTGG AGGATCCTGTGGTGAGAAAATTCCTGGCCTGGGACAAGATGCTGAGAGTGTCTGATAAG TACCTCCTGTCTATGGTCATAGCTTATTTCAGCCGTGCAGGGCTCTTCTCCTGGCAGTTTAGGCCAATCCACTTCTTCCTGGCTCT GTACCTGGCCAATGACATGGAGGAGGACAACCAGGCCCCTAAACAAGACATTTTTTACTTCCTCTATGGGAAGAGCTATGCCCAGCGCCCCATGTTCCACAAACTGCGGTTCCAGCTCATTCGGTCCATGGGCTGGAGGATCTGGGTGTCCCGGGAGGAGTGTGaagag ATCCAAGCTTACAACTCAGAGCTGTGGGTATGGGCACAGGATCGCACCAACCTAACTTGGAACCCTAGAGCCATGGAGGCCTAA